The region TATCGAAACTCCTCGATTTTTTCGAACTGCCCATCGTCACAATCTTCCTTACTTGCTTTTAGAAATGAAAAGCAAACAATGCGTGGATATTTATATTGGCTAGATTTAGCGTTTCTTACTAAAGCATCGTTAAACTCATACTCTGTTAGGGATATAGGATTGTCTTGTAGCTCACTGCCGTATCTACTTCCCATCATACCAAAGTATAGATCATAATCGCCAACCTTTTCGTCGATCAGTTGTTGGGGAGTTTTACCTATTTCTGAACCAACAAAGAATGGTTGTTCCCAATACAATGGCTTTATTAGGAAGCCTTGAGGTTCATAGTACTTGTTTAAATCATCAGCTGTCGAAACCAGTTCTAATGGTAAGTTCCCCAAGACTGTATCTCTACTCGGGCAAGATATAAAGACTCTAATTTCGATCATCTATCCCTCTAATAGTAGATTTCCCAGCCATATTTGAATTCCATTTATGGTCTTACATCCCCATTTAATCTCAGTTCCGGAATACGTTTCCAAATCAGGCTTCCTGCTTGATTCTCCCGGATGTGGGATACAGCATAAGGTAGCACCAATAGGGCTAGTTTGGATTTCATAGATCAGGTCTGGGGAAGATTGAACCTGGTGCATAATTATTATATCGGACTCTCGCCTTAACTTCTCAACCAAGGCAATCTTATCCAGATAGTCCTTGCCAAACCTTCTTTCTGCGTGGCTTATGAACTGGTCATGCAGATTATCCATAGTTTGTTCCAATGTCCTGATGTTTTGTTCATTAGTCTGCAGGAACAAGATCCCTCTGGCCTCATATCTCTTGGCTTTCTCATCCCATTTT is a window of Candidatus Cloacimonadota bacterium DNA encoding:
- a CDS encoding DUF4062 domain-containing protein, encoding MIEIRVFISCPSRDTVLGNLPLELVSTADDLNKYYEPQGFLIKPLYWEQPFFVGSEIGKTPQQLIDEKVGDYDLYFGMMGSRYGSELQDNPISLTEYEFNDALVRNAKSSQYKYPRIVCFSFLKASKEDCDDGQFEKIEEFRYRAWETGISNVYTNKNEIVRLFESKLKECVDTSFVKYSLPNEYTIPLSISDRTNARDSIFRLNQSSLYEE